Below is a genomic region from Diabrotica undecimpunctata isolate CICGRU chromosome 7, icDiaUnde3, whole genome shotgun sequence.
atataaggtactctaaataaatattttaaaaatcccCCTCGTCCCCCTTAGCGTGGGGGGATCCTGCACGATCGTGATGTTCAGACTTAAACTGCTTTTAGTGTAAGATCGTAACTGCGCCAGGTTTTTAATGTAAAATGgtacaaaacaaatatttttcgtagaaaacatatttttaatgaatatttataGTAGTAGGAACTTTTAAGTAATCACTTTAGATGTTAAAGGTAAGTcaaattataacaaaataataataataaaaaataataatattttccttaaaaaataataaaaacactcAAAAGTTATCCCTTGATAAGGATATTGATAAGGATGTCCGATGAAGttccatttctattaatttttccagTAAAGGTATAGATGAGAAAAACCTGTCGAAATATACACAACTACCACAAGAGGACGTGGACGGAGTGGAATAGACGTATATCATAGATGAAGAATGACAGCAGCTCCCACACCTAGAGATCTCTCTATCTTGGTAAACTTCGAAGTCAATCATCAAACCATCGTATGTAGTGGCGACAAAAGCTTTTAACCCTTGTGGACGTGGCTTTGTTTTAATAACTTATCTCAAACTACGTGGACATCTCCCACAAAATGGAATCATCTCTTCGTCTATCGAATAAAAACCTTGTTAGCGTTCTAATCTGTTGCAAGCATTCTTAACTTGATCAAGTACAGGTTGCACTTTCCAGAGTGAATTCTGGTTTCCTGTAGGAGCTTCATCACTTTCCGCTTTTCCTTGTTAAAAGCCATACGAAGAACTTTAGATCCCTAGAAATTTTGTCAGCAACTAAAGCTAATCGCATTTCTGTATTTCTGTCCGCCAGTACATGTGGATGCGTGGGTATGAAATACACCCCATGATAAAATGAAGtcctacaatttttttaaattctgttgCATTGGTGTTTAGAACTGTTCcagttttttgtatataataattatttgtacAAACTGCGGCATTCTCAAAAAATTTTTCGTCAAAATAGTCTTCAAAATAGGCCAAAGTAGACCTAACCGCTGCTGGCGGTCGCTCTGGATACTAGTGTTCCTTCTGGTTGTATGGCATTAACTTCCAGATCCTTTGGTGACTGCCTCGGATTTTTGTAAACTTTTCCGGAGCAGTTGCAGATGATGGGTCTAAACTTGGAGGTATCTCTTTTAGTTTTAGAGTTTACCAGTCTCTTCAACAAAATACACCGACATCTTATCAGAAAGGTCAACCAACACTAAATACCGTCTTAGTCACAAGTCCGTGTTTAAATCATAAACAGACTTGTGCAGTATCGTTCGCTACCGTTCTGGGCCCGCAAAGTTGATTAGACAAGAGGCAGGAATTTTTTGAACTAAAGTGCATGATCGTAAGCGCTCGTCTTGAAAGGGATAAAtgagttaaaatttaaataaaataaaacatacatatttatgaattttaattttttagaccTTTTATTCTTGCATCCCAAataatgtttgttattttttcttctgtttctaATAATGTCTTCTCATCAGATACCAAAAACTCCGACTGACTCTCTACaaattttgcaaatatttttaaatttaactttgcAGGAAGAGTCTCCATAGGTTTTTGCTGCTCTTCATTTGccaaatttattacaaatttatttgtatttgtattcatATTTTGGCAAGCTTCTGATAATAAATTTAAGAGGAACCTTAAAGTTTGGGAAAGTATAATTCTCTTGGAAATAGGGAGATAGTTTGAAACATGTCTTTGATATTCAGTGGTTACGAGTAATTCAACTTCATTTCTATGGTTGTGGCGATTTGAATCACTACCAGAATAATACAGTGTTCATGATATGTTGATGATATATGACCTTATTTGCTAAATTGTCGATATATATCTTAGCTAAATTATTAATCTAACTTCATACCCCTGTACGTTTAATGACCATCCACACAAAATCCCTTACCATgcttatctataagcttctagtACATCTATAAATAACTGATGCATTTAATGGTCTTTATTCAATTTTCAAGAATTCTCCAACTGTCTAATAGTGGGTATATACATAATCTACTTGTTGATCTCTTCAGGCGAAAGTTGTAATGATAGTCGCCGAGGATCTCTTCCTAATATGCGGTTATTTGATTGGATTGTATCGCCTCACACAGCTGTTCTTCACTATGTTTCATGAGTTCTGCAGTTATGTTATCACTCCCAGGGATTTGTTGTGTTTTATCTGACAGATTGCTTTTTCAATCTGGAGTCTACCCGTTCTTCTGCTGTCAGGTATATTCCACTTGCGATTATATGGGTTTTCCGTACCCATATAGTACCAAATAATATGTAACACCTATCTCTTCATCTACCTCATTTCCTACGTTTTCGAAGGAGCAAATTTATTCCGATCATCCAGCCAACAATTTATTGATGACATTTCGATTTCAAATATAAACTTGCTGCTGTATGACacattttgttgttattattattaacttcCTAAAATGCTTCCTAAAGTTTAAAATCATCCTAATTTTACCATATGTgtcaattttatgtttttttttattatagccTACAGGCAcgccggttttttatttttctaatggAATACATGAATACTTGATTTTTTTGTAcattagttatttaaaaattcatatttttattgacTTTTTAACTCCCACAGCTATTTACAACTAAAATAAAACCacaaatgttattttttatttatttatattacataGTATTAAGAATATCATTTCTTATTGTAATTTACAATTTGGGGTAAGAGTTCATGAGGTTAAGACCGCATAAGTTGTGACCACGTTCAATTCTGATGTAACCTTGTTCACCCCAGCTACTTCCCCATGAGTTCTTAACAATGAATAGATCTTTAGTGTATCCAACAGCAAGTACTCCGTGGTTAAGGGCGGTTCCACAATTTTTGTTGTTGAAAACTCCACCACTATAGAACTGCCATAAATCAGCTTCGACAGCAATGGATATTGGACCTACACTAGCTGAAAACAAATGAATATTAGTGACTTGTACAAGTTGTCAAAAACCAAAATTGAGTCAAATGAATTTGCCATAATACCAATAAATTTGGGcaagtaataaatattttcagGTTAATCCCAATACtctctttatttaaaatattttgaaaatgatttttatattggaaatcaaaacatcaaaaCAATTGTAAAATCTAATTCACATCACAACCAATTTTGGTCTAATTCTATAGCAATATTCAACTCGCATCCGAGAAGTATCGTGAACACAAGTGACTTAGTACTCACTTtacttaaataaattaataaacttacCAACAGCAGAAGCGAGAGCACTTTCAGTTGTAGCAAGTTCTACGTATCCACTGATGGAAGAGAGTTGTTTGTTCTGTACATTCTTGCAGCTACCATCTCTACCGGTGTATTTATATTGAGTTTCGGAAGAGAGACCATGACGTTTAACATAGTTAAAAGCATCGGTCATCAAACCTCCATTACAACCAGCGTTTACTGTATCACAGTCCACCAATTCTTGTTCACTAAGAGGAACACGTTGGTTTTTGTGAATAGCGAGTTGACCTTCGATGGCTCCggtctaaaaatattaaaagaaatatttagcagcaatcattaaaacttaaatcattatactttttatttaattttattaaccaacTGCTATAACTCATGACAGTTTTTTAAAGATAAACAATTTTAAGTCATCATGTACGTGCGTCCAAACACCACACACTTACTAAGCTATTAGAagatattattcgctgtctaaatctgaagatgcagtacGTCTATcactgtcattatcttcacctgctttaattataattggctctattAAAACTTCAATATCAGtatcaagttcccacatacgatgttttTCTTTAAGTATATATCCTATACTTTTAGctcatttctctggagttacatggaggaatGCTTAAATCAGAAATTCCCTAATTTCGATTAATTTAAAGTTTTTGTTATCGCATGCTACTTTTTCTTTCGATTGCgtccagataagttcaatgggattaagttcgtaATGGTAAGGTGGTAGATGCAAAACTTTGGCACCAttatcttttgcagtttcattcacagcatatttaagatatttaatTTTCCTTAACCGCGCAATATCAAGTTactgaattttgagcattgattcttcgtacgccattcttgaattctctcTTTTCGCCATACCGGGGtaggtaattgttctagtctgcggctatgttATTTTGTCCATGCGGTACTCTTAAATACTATTAACTAGAGTCTTCAAACTTGGTAAATGCGTTTTTCTTTGTATATTGAAGAAATCTTTAGAATTTTGAATCAATAGGTCTTTTCCTTCTTATATTTTCGTGTTTTTTCTGTTTCTGAAAATAAAAGTTCTAGCCTTGATTTATCTTGATGTAATGATGAACCGTATTGCTTTTGGAGTGAATAGATCTGTATGTTCTTCTCATATAATccatattactttttttaaagaaaagtcCTAGtgccttaaataattttaaatggttTCCTTATTGTGGAAATGGGATTAATAGTTTTTTTTCTTCTCATATACTTGTGACCTTTCTTTTTTGCGaattaatttaacatttaaattatttctatAATCCTTTTGTAAAATCTGAAAGGCTCAAGTAATTTGTCAACACTCTATCTACATAACATCTAAATTGATACTGCTTATTCGTCTAATTTGATGACTTTATTAATCCTATTTTTGGATACTACCGTTcaaaaactttaatttaattaagtATATGATTAATACTTACGGTACTGAAAGCCCAGCATGATCCACAGCTTCCTTGATCTTTGACTCCCAAAACAGCATTTTGTCTCCAATCAACTTCTTCGGCAGCTTGGAAGTTGGGATCAACTACGTGTTTTCCAATGAAAGATTGTTTTGGCTTGTTAGCCATCTGAGAGTCCAACATTGCTTTAAATTCAGCGCTGGACCAATCGGCAAATTGGTTGACGCCCAAGTAGTAGGTTTCTTCTCCGTTTTCGTATTTAGCATTGTGTTCGTCGATTTTGCGGATGTTGTCTTGGAAAACAGCGAAACGAAGTTTGTCCTCAATAACGTTGTAAGATTTATTATGTGTTgccttaaataaaaataaaatcattaatttggttaaaaaattgcttttaaaataaATTAGGAATAGGGGTTTCCAACGACCACAAAGATTCTATTATTGAACTTTTAAGTTTGAAACATATACAGAATACTACCAGTATATACCAGATATACTTAGATATTCAGTTTAAAATGACCTACATGACAAAGAAGCAAGCAATGTTCAAAATAGGGTAGCAATTTTTACTAAAATAGGTGTAAAATATTGTCCCTGTTTAGGATCCTTTGATTCTCTTCAGGATTTacgattttttgttgttttttgtggcaCATACTGGAGTCACTTTGGAGGCTTGTTTCTGTTTAGCTTGAGAGAGTGTTTATCTGTTCGTATGGTTTGAGAGCTTGTTGgatattttttgaattttgcGACGATAAAGAAAAGTTCTATGTGTTCAGCAATTTGTACGGTGACAATGGTTTTCCATATTGGGAAAGGACGAAAGAaaataaaaggacaaataaaaAACTTGTCTTAGAAGTGATGTGGTAGTAGTGGGTGATTAAATGAATAGTTGCGGCTATTTTTTAGCGATAAGGACATGTATTATTGTACAATAATATTGAGAAATGACAGAAACCAATCTCTCTCTGTCCTAGGAAGTAAGGAAGATTCAGGTAATGAAGGTATGATTTCGCAACAATGTAGATTCGAGACGGTCTATGTACTCGTGCGGAAGTTCATCAACATGATGTAGAAATCTGGACGGTAGATAAAGCTTTATTTTTTGGTTCTGATAACTCATATTTTCCGAAGGATTTCGAACGGAAATTTTTAAGTGCTTTTAGGGCTTTCACCT
It encodes:
- the LOC140445024 gene encoding cathepsin L-like proteinase, coding for MKLFILAATLIVATSANLSAFEKWTSFKATHNKSYNVIEDKLRFAVFQDNIRKIDEHNAKYENGEETYYLGVNQFADWSSAEFKAMLDSQMANKPKQSFIGKHVVDPNFQAAEEVDWRQNAVLGVKDQGSCGSCWAFSTTGAIEGQLAIHKNQRVPLSEQELVDCDTVNAGCNGGLMTDAFNYVKRHGLSSETQYKYTGRDGSCKNVQNKQLSSISGYVELATTESALASAVASVGPISIAVEADLWQFYSGGVFNNKNCGTALNHGVLAVGYTKDLFIVKNSWGSSWGEQGYIRIERGHNLCGLNLMNSYPKL